Part of the Nostoc sp. ATCC 53789 genome, TCTCAAACGTAACCCAAATCATACGGGGGCCAATCATTACTATATCCATGCGGTGGAAGCCTCGCCTTCCCCACAAAGGGCCCTTGTCAGTGCCAAAAGACTAGGAACCCTAGCGCCAGCAGCAGGACACTTAGTACACATGCCTTCCCATATTTACTTTCGTGTGGGAGATTATGAAGGGGCAATGCAGGCAAACAAGCAGGCGATCGCTCAAGATGATATTTACATCAAAAAATATCAAGTCCAGGGCACTTACCCCATGATGTACTACAACCACAACGTACATTTCCTCATGGTGGCCAGCAGCATGGCAGGAAAATATGAAGATGCTCTCCAAGCCGCAGATAAATTAGTCGCAAATGCTACTGCTATAAACCCTTGTATACCAATGCTTGAGGGATTTCTGGGCAGCAAAATGCTAATTCAGACACGCTTTAGTGATTGGGATGCCATCTTAAAAACTCCTGCTCCCGATGTTAAATTGCCTACTACTACAGCACTTTGGCATTTTGCTCGCGGTATGGCTATGGCTGCCACAGGCAAACTTGAAGAGGCAGCAAGTGAAAGTCGGGCATTACTTACCGCCAAGCAGGAAATTTCTACCGAAGCAACTATCGGATTAAGCCCCGCCAGTCGCATTTTAGACATTGCTTCAAAAGTTCTCGATGCCAAAATTGCTACAAAAAATAATGATTATGAATATGCCATTCAATTACTAGAAAAAGCGACAGTAGCAGAAGATGCACTCGATTACGTCGAACCACCAGACTGGTACTTTCCCACGCGGGAATCTTTGGGCGCTGTGCTTTTGGCTAAGGGTGATTATAAAGAGGCGGAGAAAGTCTTTCGTACCGATCTAGAAAAGTATCCCCATAATGGGCGTTCCCTATTTGGCTTACAGGCAACTTTGCAGGCATTGGGGAAAGAAGACGCTGCTCAAATTGTCAAAGCCGACTTGCAAACAGCTTGGAAAGGTCAAACAATTTGGAATTTTAGATTTTAGATTGGCCCCATACCTAGCAGGTTATCCAAAGAAGTATAGGCCGAAATAGCCTTTATTTGTTGCTTGACTTTGGCTTTCGTATTAAAATTTTGGAGTAATGCTTCATGGTTAATGCAGTCAAACATTCAATTCGGATATTCTAAAGATGTGCCCCTGTATGTCTGATTTCCTTTATCACCCTACAGAATTTATCTTCTTCCATTTCCAACCCTTTTTTGGATTGGGCTGTACTTAGGGTAGCTGGGGCAGGCGATCGCGTAAATGCGATCGTATCACTGGTTAACTATCTACTGGATGCAGAGAGATGGCTCGTATGTCATCCTAGATTTAGGAGAGTTAATTCAGTGACGTCTTTGATTTTAGTATTGAAAGGCTTTTCCTTTTAGTATTTACAGACTTCTCAGAGAAATTAAAATCTCTACACAGTGATGATTTTGGAGCGAATCGATGTCAATTTACGTAGGTAACCTCTCTTATGACGTTACACAAGAAGATTTAAGTGGTATTTTTGCAGAATATGGTACTGTAAAGCGAGTACAAGTACCTACTGACCGTGAAACAGGTCGTCCGCGAGGCTTTGCTTTTGTGGAAATGGGAACTGAAGCGGAAGAAACAGCTGCCATTGAAGCTCTTGACGGTGCTGAGTGGATGGGTCGCGACCTGAAAGTAAATAAGGCTAAACCCAAGGAAGATAGAGGTGATAGAGGTTCCTTTGGTGGAAACCGAGGAGGAGGATACGGCGGTGGCGGCGGACGCGGCGGACGCTACTAACTTTGGAAACAAAAAAAATTTACCAATAGTCTTAAGGTCAGACAAACAACAGTCTGTCTTTTTTTTGTAATGTTCCCGCCTGATTAAGTCAACTTAGTAGGAGAAGTAATGACCCAAGTAATTGTCGGTGACAATGAACACATTGAATCAGCCTTACGACGATTTAAGCGAGAAGTTTCCAAGGCTGGAATTTTTCCAGACATGAGAAAGCATCGTCATTTTGAAACACCCTTAGAAAAACGCAAGCGCAAAGAAGTCGCCAAGCACAGACAGAGTAAGAGAAGTTTTCGTAATTAAGGGCTGACATAGCTATAAAAGAAAACCTTCATAGATTCTATGAGGGTTTTCCTTTTGCCTATTTAAAAATCAGGAAACCTCAAGAAACGCTAAAATCAAGTCAGCCTTTGTATCGTAGCGGTTGTGTCCCACATCACTCAGAGTGCGGTTCACTGCATAAATCCTGATTGTCAACGTCCTTATCCCCAACCTTGGGGAAACAAATTCTGCAACAGCTGTGGCGCACCGCTAGAGTTGTTAGACCGCTATGTTCCACTTCAGCCATTAGGTTCGGGAGGATTTGCTCAAATTTACACGGTTTGGGATGAAAAAACTCAAACCGAGAAAGTGCTGAAAGTGTTGGTAGAAGATTCACCAAAGGCACTGGAATTATTTACCCAAGAGGCGGCAGTTTTATCTAGTTTGCAGCATCCAGGTGTCCCCGCAGTCGATGCCGAAGGGTATTTTCAGGTACAACTGTTTAACCCCAAGCCGCACCAACTACCTTGTCTGGTAATGGAAAAAATCAATGGACGGACTTTAGAGGAGATATTAAAAAAGTTTCCCCAAGGATGTCCAGAGAAGTTGGTTGTAAACTGGTTTGCCCAAACTGTAGAGATTTTACAAGAATTACACAAACGTCAGATTATTCATCGGGATATTAAACCTTCTAATTTAATGCTGGGCACATCTTCGTCCACTGTCAGCCTACCTCAAGGGCAAATAGAAGGCGATCGCTTGGTACTAATTGATTTTGGTGGGGCAAAGCAATTTAGCCCCTCTAAGCTGCGTTCTCAGTCTAGTTCCACCCGATTATTTTCTTCTGGTTACAGTCCACCAGAACAAGTGAGTGGAAGTATTGTCGGGCCAAGTGCCGATTTTTATGCCCTTGGTCGAACGGTGATTGAACTGCTAACAGGCAAATACCCGCTAGAGTTGGAAGATCAACAAACTGGGAAATTGCGCTGGCGTACTGCGGCGAATGTTAACCCGCAACTAGCAGATTTACTAGATGAGATGGTGCAAGAGGATGTGCGATCGCGTCCAGCAAATGCAGCTATGATTCAAAAACGGTTGGCGAAGATTTCTCAACCATTACCGCCGCCGGGATTATTTGCCCAACTGCAAGATCGGGTTAAGCAAGCTTCAACGCAAGTTTCCCAGAGATTTACACTGCTAATCCAAGCTATTGAACGAGTTTTAGCGAACTTTAGCCAAGCTGTAACTAAAACCGTTGTTTTTATCGCTCAGACAATCATCAAAATTTTTCAAGCTTGTTTGGCGACCATTTGGGCGATGATTTTGGCTTATGTTGGTGCTTGTTTTGGTGCGATCGCAGGTTTTATTTTGGCATATCACACCAACTTGGGGCGTTGGGTTGTGGAATCTATTTCGAGTCAGCTAAACCAATTAATCCCAAATACTCAAACCGTCTTTGGGGCAGATATTTTGGTATTCATCGCCGCAGGCTGGGGAACCGCTTGGGGACTGACAGCATCCGGGTGTTTTGGTCAACGGCGGCGCTTTTTAGTAGCATCGCTGATGGGCATGATTAGCTATGGCTTCGGCTGGTTCATTTTGCAATTAATCACACCAAAAGACAGTGGCGAGGGTTTAGTGGCAGTGATTTTAGTAGCAGCTTGCCTACTCACATTGAGCTTAGGTCTTCGCAGCCATCACATAGTGTACGCCGTGTTAGCTGCCTTTGGTAGTGCGATCGCCTACGCATTTTTGATTCTTTTGAGGTTGGCACCACCGATCTTCCAATTTACTAGTCAACCAGCATGGTCAGAGTTACAGTTACCTCTGATTTTTTTTGGTTCTCTAGGCTTCTTTATCAGCTTCTGGTTAGGAGTGAGTTACTACCTAATTGTCCCTGGGTTGCGCTTTTTAGGATGGCGGTGAAGGAGGCAGGGGGCAGGGGGCAAGGGGGCAGGGGACAAGGGGACAAGGGGAAAAGAACTGAGGACTTGAAACAAGTCTTTCCCCTTGTCCCCAATTCTCCTTGTCCCCAAGTCCTCTTCCCAATTCCCAATGCCCAAAAACAAGATCCCCCTAGTCGTATTTTTCATCGAGCTAGGGGGATCACATATATGGTAGTCTATAAAAGGTTCGGTATAGTTCCTTACGAATCGATTCTATAGCCTATATTTCAGTTTGGGTAGTATTACCATTAGAATTTATAGTATTTTTACAGCTTCTTAATGAATGCTTCATCCCTGTTCTTCCCTAGAGAAGCGGTATATGTAAGTATGACAGTACGCAATGTGCGTAACTTGTCATTTTTGTAGATATCTGTAAAAAATATGAAATTTAAGATTGTTGCTACCGTCGTTTTGTTAGCTTGTTTTGGGTTTGCAGAGCAGGCCCTGGCGTTAAATCAACTAGATTTAGATCAGTTGAAGGCAACAAATGCCTGTCCCAGGTGTAGTTTGAATGGTGCTGACCTAACTCAACTGAATCTAACTGGAGCAAATTTGCGAGGGGCTGACTTGAGTGGTGCAACATTATCTAAAGCTAATCTTACCAATGCCGATCTCACTGGTGCAAATTTAGAAGGTGCGATTCTGAATTCGGTCAATCTTATAGGTGCTTCCTTAACCGGAGCAAATTTGAAATCAGCATCTCTAGAAAACGCTGATTTATCTTATGCCGGTTTCATCAGTGCCAATTTGGAAGCAGCAAACTTAAAAGATGCTAAATTGCAGTTTACTAACTTTCGGGGGGCTAACTTCCGACTTACAACTATGGCGAATGGTGTCGTCACCTCCGATAAGCCCTATGGTTGGTCTTTAGAACGTCAAAATCCCAGAGAATGTAACGAGTTTAAACCCGAAAATACTCTAGGCACAACCTGTTATTCAAAATAAATTGGGAATGGGGAATAGGGCATTGGGCATTGGGCATTGGGCATTGGGCATTGGGCATTGGGCATTGGGCATTGAACATGAACAAGAGACAAGGGAGACAAGGAAGAGGGGGAGACAAGAGGAGACTTGTTCAATAATTCCCCCTGCCTCCCCAGGGCTGATTCATTGCATTTCAAA contains:
- a CDS encoding serine/threonine-protein kinase, which encodes MSHITQSAVHCINPDCQRPYPQPWGNKFCNSCGAPLELLDRYVPLQPLGSGGFAQIYTVWDEKTQTEKVLKVLVEDSPKALELFTQEAAVLSSLQHPGVPAVDAEGYFQVQLFNPKPHQLPCLVMEKINGRTLEEILKKFPQGCPEKLVVNWFAQTVEILQELHKRQIIHRDIKPSNLMLGTSSSTVSLPQGQIEGDRLVLIDFGGAKQFSPSKLRSQSSSTRLFSSGYSPPEQVSGSIVGPSADFYALGRTVIELLTGKYPLELEDQQTGKLRWRTAANVNPQLADLLDEMVQEDVRSRPANAAMIQKRLAKISQPLPPPGLFAQLQDRVKQASTQVSQRFTLLIQAIERVLANFSQAVTKTVVFIAQTIIKIFQACLATIWAMILAYVGACFGAIAGFILAYHTNLGRWVVESISSQLNQLIPNTQTVFGADILVFIAAGWGTAWGLTASGCFGQRRRFLVASLMGMISYGFGWFILQLITPKDSGEGLVAVILVAACLLTLSLGLRSHHIVYAVLAAFGSAIAYAFLILLRLAPPIFQFTSQPAWSELQLPLIFFGSLGFFISFWLGVSYYLIVPGLRFLGWR
- the rpsU gene encoding 30S ribosomal protein S21; its protein translation is MTQVIVGDNEHIESALRRFKREVSKAGIFPDMRKHRHFETPLEKRKRKEVAKHRQSKRSFRN
- a CDS encoding pentapeptide repeat-containing protein, whose amino-acid sequence is MKFKIVATVVLLACFGFAEQALALNQLDLDQLKATNACPRCSLNGADLTQLNLTGANLRGADLSGATLSKANLTNADLTGANLEGAILNSVNLIGASLTGANLKSASLENADLSYAGFISANLEAANLKDAKLQFTNFRGANFRLTTMANGVVTSDKPYGWSLERQNPRECNEFKPENTLGTTCYSK
- a CDS encoding RNA-binding protein, producing MSIYVGNLSYDVTQEDLSGIFAEYGTVKRVQVPTDRETGRPRGFAFVEMGTEAEETAAIEALDGAEWMGRDLKVNKAKPKEDRGDRGSFGGNRGGGYGGGGGRGGRY